A window from Azoarcus sp. DD4 encodes these proteins:
- the flgM gene encoding flagellar biosynthesis anti-sigma factor FlgM, whose protein sequence is MKIESPGKPLGGVSVGENRSRVNTPKAETPTGGDKVELSSLSSTLQKAEAAIENTPTVDSARVAEIRQAIAEGRFKVDSSKIADGLINSVRQMLGDQS, encoded by the coding sequence ATGAAGATCGAAAGCCCGGGCAAGCCCCTCGGCGGCGTGTCTGTCGGTGAAAACCGCAGCCGCGTCAATACGCCCAAGGCCGAGACCCCCACCGGCGGCGACAAGGTCGAACTGTCGTCGCTGTCTTCCACGCTGCAAAAGGCCGAAGCGGCCATCGAGAACACGCCGACGGTCGATTCCGCGCGCGTCGCCGAGATCCGCCAGGCCATCGCCGAAGGCCGCTTCAAGGTCGACTCCAGCAAGATCGCCGACGGCCTGATCAACAGCGTGCGGCAGATGCTGGGCGACCAGAGCTGA
- a CDS encoding flagella synthesis protein FlgN — protein sequence MRAPSPADLQRLALLIEAEAIQLREFVALLEREEALLVAGDTDGLLTLTQDKTDRYRQLQRLHDDKALLLGRLGRNNADAAIRELCAGLPRVLARWDEVLELARNAKERNALNGKLITERMQHNQAALSILLSAANHPQLYDAAGQTRPTGGGRILGSA from the coding sequence ATGCGCGCCCCCAGTCCCGCCGACCTGCAACGCCTTGCCCTGCTGATCGAAGCGGAGGCCATCCAGCTGCGCGAGTTCGTCGCCTTGCTCGAACGCGAGGAGGCCTTGCTCGTGGCCGGAGACACCGACGGCCTGCTGACGCTGACCCAGGACAAGACCGATCGCTATCGGCAGCTCCAGCGCCTGCACGACGACAAGGCGCTGCTGCTCGGCCGCCTCGGCCGCAACAATGCCGACGCCGCCATCCGCGAACTGTGCGCCGGCCTGCCACGGGTACTCGCACGCTGGGACGAAGTGCTGGAACTGGCCCGCAACGCCAAGGAGCGCAATGCGCTCAATGGCAAGCTGATCACCGAGCGCATGCAGCACAACCAGGCGGCGCTCTCCATCCTGCTGTCGGCCGCCAACCATCCGCAGCTCTACGATGCCGCCGGCCAGACCCGCCCCACCGGGGGCGGCCGCATCCTCGGCAGCGCCTGA
- a CDS encoding Spy/CpxP family protein refolding chaperone has translation MKTSIKTAVAATVIALGALGSGYALARGGDHCEGGMRGDRAGWHQMSPERIKDKADLGLARLELALAIKPEQKGAWDQFKAAMLERAGKHAALFEARAKDAPPKTALERMDRMETFSKERLAELADTRRDVEALYGKLSDAQKKVFDAEFREGGFGGHGHRGMKGVRHGAGLDQGPRMPQGQGPVGRG, from the coding sequence ATGAAAACCTCGATCAAGACAGCCGTCGCCGCCACCGTCATTGCGTTGGGCGCGCTCGGTTCGGGTTATGCACTGGCCCGCGGCGGGGACCATTGCGAAGGCGGCATGCGCGGCGATCGCGCCGGCTGGCACCAGATGTCGCCGGAGCGGATCAAGGACAAGGCCGACCTCGGCCTTGCCCGCCTGGAACTGGCGCTGGCGATCAAGCCGGAGCAGAAGGGCGCCTGGGACCAGTTCAAGGCGGCGATGCTCGAGCGCGCTGGCAAGCATGCGGCGCTGTTCGAAGCGCGTGCCAAGGACGCGCCGCCCAAGACCGCGCTGGAACGCATGGATCGCATGGAAACCTTCAGCAAGGAGCGACTGGCCGAACTTGCCGATACCCGGCGCGACGTCGAGGCCCTGTACGGCAAGCTGAGCGATGCGCAGAAGAAAGTGTTCGACGCGGAGTTCCGCGAGGGCGGCTTCGGTGGGCACGGTCACCGGGGCATGAAGGGCGTTCGCCACGGTGCCGGCCTCGACCAGGGGCCGCGCATGCCGCAAGGCCAGGGGCCTGTCGGCCGCGGCTGA
- a CDS encoding response regulator — protein sequence MSTQQDHILIVDDDRDIRNLLADYLEKQGLRCTAAADGREMKAALERHRVDLIVLDLMLPGEDGLTLCRNLRASGTHANTPILMLTARGEDMDRIIGLEMGADDYLPKPFVPRELYARIRAILRRARALPPNLDAQPLAQARELRFAHWRLDTVNRHLIDPAGTVVPLSGAEYRMLGVFLAHPQRVLSRDQLMELTQGREADVFDRSIDLLVSRLRQRLGDNAREPAIIKTVRNEGYVLSAEVTPGDPQGGAR from the coding sequence ATGAGCACCCAGCAAGACCACATCCTCATCGTCGATGACGATCGCGACATCCGCAACCTGCTTGCCGACTACCTGGAAAAACAGGGCTTGCGCTGCACCGCCGCCGCCGATGGTCGCGAAATGAAAGCCGCCCTCGAACGCCACCGTGTCGACCTGATCGTGCTCGACCTGATGCTGCCCGGCGAGGACGGCCTCACGCTATGCCGCAACCTGCGCGCGAGCGGTACCCATGCCAACACCCCGATCCTGATGCTCACCGCCCGCGGCGAGGACATGGACCGCATCATCGGCCTGGAGATGGGCGCCGACGACTACCTGCCCAAACCCTTCGTCCCGCGCGAACTCTACGCCCGCATCCGCGCCATCCTGCGCCGCGCCCGCGCGCTGCCGCCGAATCTGGATGCGCAGCCGCTGGCCCAGGCGCGCGAACTGCGCTTCGCCCACTGGCGGCTGGACACCGTCAATCGCCACCTGATCGACCCCGCCGGCACCGTGGTCCCGCTGTCCGGCGCCGAATACCGCATGCTTGGCGTGTTCCTCGCCCATCCGCAGCGGGTGCTGTCGCGCGACCAGCTGATGGAGCTGACCCAGGGGCGCGAAGCCGATGTCTTCGACCGTTCGATAGACCTGCTGGTGAGCCGCCTGCGCCAGCGCCTGGGCGACAACGCGCGCGAACCGGCCATCATCAAGACGGTACGCAACGAGGGCTACGTGCTGAGTGCCGAAGTCACGCCCGGCGACCCCCAGGGCGGCGCACGATGA
- a CDS encoding ATP-binding protein has product MKLLPRSLFARLMLIWLVGIAAVLAVSFMLFVGERERLGRDALFEGVAQEIAAAVDVLDHLSADERERWVDQFGRRRLRPSFRPLPENVRQLPQDHPLLAALRKAMPERGIALYLHNRRDGPHAVLLTVVQLADNTPLTVRLPGLPPAPQLPPPPLGRLLAALSALVIGITLLTWIAVRLATRPLSRMASAARALGEDPERPPMDTRGPTEVAQAAAAFNQMQQRIREHVTERTRILAAISHDLQTPVTRLRLRAELVDDENLRSRIQSDLDAMQALVKEGLAYARSMDASVPPQPIDLNGLAEALRDDAADLGWSVSLSGHAGTPSIGRPTALRRALWNLIENGVKFGERVELNLAEHADRHEIRIHDHGPGLPAEELEKVFEPFYRTEASRNRETGGTGLGLAIARNLLRAQRGEIRLSNRTDGGLEALVTLPKP; this is encoded by the coding sequence ATGAAGCTGCTGCCGCGGAGCCTGTTCGCCCGCCTGATGCTGATCTGGCTGGTCGGCATCGCCGCCGTGCTGGCGGTCAGCTTCATGCTCTTCGTCGGCGAACGCGAGCGCCTTGGCCGCGATGCGCTGTTCGAGGGCGTCGCGCAGGAAATCGCCGCTGCGGTGGATGTGCTCGACCACCTCTCGGCCGACGAACGCGAACGCTGGGTAGACCAGTTCGGCCGGCGCCGCCTGCGTCCGAGCTTCCGGCCGCTGCCGGAGAACGTCCGCCAACTGCCGCAGGACCATCCCTTGCTGGCGGCACTGCGGAAGGCAATGCCGGAACGCGGGATCGCGCTTTACCTGCACAATCGCCGCGACGGCCCGCATGCGGTTCTGCTCACCGTCGTCCAACTGGCCGACAACACGCCGCTGACGGTGCGCCTGCCCGGCCTGCCTCCCGCTCCGCAGCTGCCACCACCGCCACTTGGTCGCCTGCTGGCGGCGCTGAGCGCGCTGGTCATCGGTATCACACTGCTCACCTGGATCGCCGTCCGGCTGGCCACCCGGCCACTGTCGCGCATGGCCTCGGCCGCGCGCGCCCTCGGCGAGGATCCGGAACGGCCGCCGATGGACACCCGCGGCCCCACCGAGGTGGCCCAGGCAGCAGCAGCCTTCAACCAGATGCAGCAGCGCATCCGCGAACACGTGACCGAGCGCACCCGCATCCTGGCGGCCATCTCGCACGATCTGCAGACGCCGGTGACCCGGCTGCGGCTGCGCGCCGAGCTGGTCGACGACGAGAACCTGCGCAGCCGCATCCAGTCCGATCTCGACGCCATGCAGGCACTGGTGAAGGAAGGCCTCGCCTACGCACGCAGCATGGACGCCTCGGTCCCGCCGCAGCCGATAGACCTCAACGGTCTCGCCGAAGCCCTGCGCGACGACGCCGCCGACCTCGGCTGGTCGGTCAGCCTGAGCGGCCATGCCGGCACGCCCTCCATCGGCCGGCCGACCGCCCTGCGCCGCGCGCTGTGGAACCTGATCGAGAACGGCGTGAAATTTGGCGAGCGGGTGGAGCTGAACCTGGCCGAGCATGCCGACCGCCACGAGATCCGCATCCACGATCACGGCCCCGGCCTGCCGGCGGAGGAACTGGAGAAGGTCTTCGAACCCTTCTACCGTACCGAAGCCTCGCGCAATCGCGAAACGGGCGGCACCGGACTCGGCCTGGCGATCGCGCGCAACCTGCTGCGCGCGCAGCGCGGCGAAATCCGCCTGAGCAACCGTACCGACGGTGGCCTGGAAGCGCTGGTCACGCTGCCCAAACCCTAG
- the phaP gene encoding TIGR01841 family phasin (Members of this family are phasins (small proteins associated with inclusions such as PHA granules). Note that several different families of phasins have been named PhaP despite very little sequence similarity to each other.), giving the protein MTSFNALDKITEVATANGNALKSAVEIGLNATEQLFALQLNTFRSLSAGSAPATGGNPFEQMAAQFKVPTQALEQTTDYFRGVSEILVRTQAEFARLHGERFNETIESFKQMLDGIAKSGPSGSAEIVSQMKTALSSVTEAYENIIRTTQEATETQLAAASSALQPIGARSKVTKKAA; this is encoded by the coding sequence ATGACTTCATTCAATGCGCTGGACAAGATCACGGAAGTCGCCACTGCCAATGGCAATGCGCTCAAGTCTGCCGTCGAGATCGGCCTGAATGCCACCGAACAGCTCTTCGCGTTGCAGCTGAACACCTTCCGTTCCCTGTCGGCCGGTAGCGCACCGGCGACCGGCGGCAATCCCTTCGAGCAGATGGCGGCCCAGTTCAAGGTGCCGACCCAGGCACTGGAGCAGACGACCGACTACTTCCGTGGCGTCAGCGAGATCCTGGTGCGGACCCAGGCCGAGTTCGCCCGCCTGCATGGCGAGCGCTTCAACGAGACGATCGAGTCCTTCAAGCAGATGCTCGACGGCATCGCCAAGTCCGGTCCGAGCGGCAGCGCCGAAATCGTCAGCCAGATGAAGACGGCGCTCAGCAGCGTGACCGAGGCCTACGAGAACATCATCCGCACGACGCAGGAAGCGACCGAGACCCAACTCGCCGCGGCGAGCAGCGCGCTGCAGCCCATCGGTGCGCGCAGCAAGGTGACGAAGAAAGCCGCCTGA